AAACCAGTCAATGGTATGTATTCATGCCTTTGCTGGACCCACTCAATCGGTACACAATCtaaatgtttgttttttgcccTACGCAATGTTTTGATTTTCATTTAATTTCTGGTCATCACTCATGAAATTTCTACTTAATCTTTCTGAGTGGAATCTGCATATCTGTGCCATTTTCCAGCCATCTGACCcttctgcttctcactgccaccTGAGTGGAATCTGCCACtatttttttctttgctactTTCCAGCCCTCTGACCGGAATTGTGCAGAGATCAGGAGAAACACACACTTGCATTGGTTTCAGCGCTTGCCATGTCTAGGAAATTGACTACTTCCAGCTCGTATGGCAAATTTCAGTTTTTGGAGCTCTtcagtctttgtaatttcagataaaggatcttgtacctatacttcagggggtgtcaaagtccctcctcgagggctgcaatccagttgggttttcaggatttctccaatgaatatgcatgagctctagtagcatgcaaatagaactcatgcatattaattggggaaatcctgaaaacccaactggattgcagccctcaaggagggactttgacacccctgctgtacttCAAATTATTCTCAATACAAACTTCCTCAATAAGAATGTCTTCTACAATTTCTGAAACTAAGGTAATTGGATTGCTTTCTTAAGCATAAAGGAAAGGGATTCATAATATCATTGCTGCCTGTTAAAGTAATGAATTAATGTAGTCAAATCTGAcagtctaagccaggggtgtcaaagtccttccaagggccacaatccagtcgggttttccctaatatgcatgagatctaattgtatgctaatagatctcatacatattcattggggaaatcctgaaaacctgactggattgtggccctcggaGGGACcaacacccctggtctaagcaaAATAACTAGTTCTTAAATATTTTAGGAAGCTTAAAGTCATGGGGTTTGGAAAAGGGAGGTTTGTTGTGGGTAAAATAGAAAGGAAAGGGGGTAGTTCAGGAGTTAACTGAAATTGAAATTCACTGGTATTAGATTTTGTTTGCTAAGTTTATGTCAAGATACTACATTATTGTATATGGGTAatgcatttttttattggtgGTTTGCATATTAGGGCCAGATGATCACATTTCAAGATATGGTTTTGCCTGGCTCCTGAAGAACAGTTTTGAAGGGCAGCCACATCAGACTATCCAGCCTCGGATTCTCTGGAATGCAGAAATCTACAAGCAAGCCCAGATGCCATCTGTCACCTTCAAGAATTTTCTGGAGACAGAGGATGGTGTGAGGGACTTCCTGAAGACATTCTTACTCTATGGCCTTGCCTTTGTAGAAGAAGTCCCTGCTACTAAAGAGGACACGGAGATAGTGGCACAGAGAGTCAGTCTGATCAGGTACACTGCCTAGAAAAGAACTTTTGAGGTAAATGTACAGTATAAATCGGCACCTTGACGTGGTGCTTAATTGATAGCTGCAGGCATATGTACACTTGGGACTATTCTATGTTACCACTAAAATGCTATAGTGCAAATGTGCTAGGAAGGCATACACGTGGGCATGTTTCCAAGTGACACAGAATACCATTAGTTAAAACATGTTACTTGACGCATTTAGATGCACCCTTTTACACCTGCCATTAACACCCGTGAAACACTGGCCACAACAGCATTTTAGAACAAACATTGATTGAGATAGTAATCAACTGTCAAATGTTTTTCAAATCAATGGATCAGTGCATCACTAGTAGTTTGAAATGCTGAATTATATTTTAAGATATAGTTTAAGttataaaaaataagaaaaaaattaagacgTTAAGAATAAATATAGatttcaggttttttggccaatgactggagcattGGAGCAGTGAAAACTAAGACTGTGcttaggctccaattctgaggcctttgcCTGAATAGAGAATTTAGAGTAGGTGTCGTATGTAATATGACTCTATAGATGCACCTCCAAAATTGAGTGGAATATTATATTATGGTAAATTGTCATGCCTCAGCCTAGGTACATCATATACTAGTATTCTTTGTCAGCATTTTGGCATATAGATTCAGTTATagaactggcaaccagtgcataGCATCAGTGTGCATAGAAAGTGCTAATTTTATATAATTGCTTTCTACAAGAGCTAATAATGGAAGAGTGTTGGCTGAAGCTAAGAGTGGATTTGCTTTGTTAAAAATTTTGGTTTAATTGGTCTCTTCTGTTGCATTTTGTTTTATATGGCACCTTGTCTAGGACACTATAGAAAACTGGTTTAGAACAAGATTGCTTTTTGGCAACTGCTACACACTGTGTACATTCAGAATCTTAGGAATTATTAAAGGGGTAGATAAAATgcaatattataatgcctcttgtattgctccatggtgcaacctcagcTTGAGTACTGTGTATGATTCTGTTTGCCATATCGCAAAGATAtaatagaattagaaaaggttaaaagagggCAATTAAAAGGATAGAACTCCCCTCATACAAGGAAATGCTTAAGAGGTGATGGGAAAAGACAGCTCGGGAGGGGTTTACGATGAGCTAAAATATTGAGTGGGCATAGAATAGGTAAAAGTAAATCAATTTACTTGTAGTAAAAACAGATTAGGGGACACCACAAGAAGTTTGTGGTAATTGGAAAAAATTTTTCCTACCCACAtggtgaatagttaagctcaaaCTCATTGCTGGAAGTTGTGGTAACAGCAGGGTAGCATATTTGGGTTAAAAAATATTGACCAAGTTCCTGgcagaaaagtccataatctgctattaagTTCCCAGGGATAAATAGCTTTCTCCATGTCTTTCTGTTGGGATCAAAGAGCAAGAGGTGTAAGCAGATTGGTATTCAGCAGAGTTCTACATAGTGGATATTGTCAGAATTTCAGGCCAAAACAAATTTTTTCATGCTGTGACCTGGAAGTGGTGCGAGTGGGTGCTAGGTTCACCAAGCCTAGGGGACAGTTATTCATGGGGTCAAGGCTAGCTcaaccttatttccacccactttttttttttttttggggggggggagtgcgccttatggagcgaaaaatacggtgtacaattttgtctcttctctttttctatttatttccctCTCCCATTTTCCTCTTACCAATTTCCCATTTTACCCCTTCCTTCTTTTCCTATTTTATTGCTTCTATTGTTAACCACCTTGATGTGCTGTACACGattggtggtatatcaagaacTGAACAGATaaaacctatggaccaggtgaggcactggctcagggcACCAAAAGCAgtctaacatctctccctccctctccctcttgcAGGGATGAGGGCAAGATGCTAAAGGGCACCAAGATCCTGAATTCCAGTTTATCAAGAGGGTGGAGGTAGGGATTCAGAGGGAGCTAGCAGatcatgagggagggaggggaggcacCAATGTAAAGGTTGGCTCAGGGTACTACAAGCCATCTCAGATTATggtagatagaacaatgaaaGTGCACAGTACAAAGGTCCTACTTTTTGGCCTTGCTGGCATAATTCTTTCAGTGATGGAAGTTCCACACTGCTGGCTGTGGGTTGAAAGCATAGAAACAACAAAATCTACCAGATAAGACCCCCTGCAAGAGCAAGAAGGCAGGTACAAAGGAAACGGCTGAGATTATCTTGATCCAAACTTTATTCAAACGGTACAGAAATATACAGATTGATAGTGGTATAGACCTGACACGATCTGTGTTTCGGTCAAGAATGACCTTCTGGGGTCTGGTACGCTATGATCCGCTATGGATAAATAAACAATACAGATTAAGCATAGCTGTGTAGTCCACAAAGATAGTATCTGGTGTATACCACGATCTATTGTACATTTCTGTACTGCTTGTTGGACTGCACCTTTTTGAGTAAAGTTTGGATCAAGATAGTCTCCTCAGCTGTTTCCTTTGTACTTGAAAGATTTCTTATCAGTAAGCATGCCTTCCCCATAGGACCACATCTTGAAACATGTGACAAACTGCATATGTGTTAAGGTCAACAGCACAAACTATGCATATTTATAAACCTTCAGGCCATAGACAAGGCTGCAGAATTTCAAGAGAgcatacccccttccccccccccccccatattctgTGAAGTGAACACTGACATTTTGCATATCAAAATGTTGTACACAATGATTAGAATAACGCCCTTTTATGTGCATACacattactcctggcagaattcctCAACCCCTCAGGACACATAAAATTCTGCACATGATGTGCAGACAGGCAGAGGACAACATGAACTGCTGCTTAAGCAGATCACTTCTGTGCTGGCTGGCTTAGACCTGACTACTTGTGCATGTGAGATAGCAGTTCACATAACAGTTCCTCCAGAAGTAATACATCAGCATTATTGACAGATGGATTTGGGTCTGGGCAAATGTTCATGCTGATGAAATTTATATGCATGTATTTCACATGTTATGCTAGTATCTTATTAAGTAAACCAGGCAGCTGCCTTTCTCTGTAGAACTTCTtctctcttcaccccccccccccccagaaatatCTAACTTGGTTCTGTGCCAACTAATAATTTGTCTTGCTGGAATCTTCCAGTAGCTGAACTAAGTGCAAGAGGGCATCAGATTCTCTTCATAGTGTtgctgctgtttttgttttttgagggggggggggttgtttttgtaTGGAGTTGTTTGGACCTGTGAATAACTAGTTTCTGACTTTCCCATATGTTATAGAAAAATCATCTTTATGAAAGCAGAATCTTAAGTGCAGCTAGAAACCCAGCCTGCTACCTAGTTAAATCTCCAAACCTAAGGCCATTCTTTTCTTTACAGGGAAACCATATATGGTAGAATGTGGGATTTCACATCTGACTTCTCCCGTGGGGACACAGCATATACTAAACTGGCTCTGGACCGCCACACAGATACAACATATTTTCAGGAGCCCTGTAGGTAAGTACTGACTTCACAAAGATATATCGGTGAATGGTTAGCCTTAATGCCCTGCCAGGGGGAAAGCAATAGGTCTCTTTGGATGCATTTTTCAATAAAATGAATTGAGTAAACTGAACAAGTATACTCCTGAAAAAATTCTGTGCCCAATGACAAATTCTGCACATTCTAGTGAAATATAGTACAAGCACCAAGTATCAtcataaactttaaaaaaactagcTTTTACTCAGGTACAAAATTGTGCTTTCATTGCTGGTGAGGGGGAGGGTGAGGAGGAGCTGGTCCCTTatagaaacaattaaaaaaaatctgcCCTGGCCAGAGGTAaggtgagggttttttttttttttttctgttcctggtAGGGGAGCATAAACCTACAAATCTTGTTTGGTCTGGCAGGACGGTAAGGAAATAGAAGAATCTTTTTTAATTTACTTTAgccatttgtttgtttgtttttttttttaattctttattcatattcacttcaattaacaagtatacaatatgatatattatataatatacaaaatcacttgtacattcttaaccataaatcttaaatactttaaaattacccccatcccatcctcccagccCTCCCTATATCAATAAAATTCATTCATATATGTATTATCCCTTCTTATTATAAAATTTCAAACAtttaaaggtgtctaatcatttgaatattcaatcaatggcccccatatctttttaaaccTATCATAATTCCCATTCTGTAAAGCAAGAACTCTTTacattttatatgtataaaatactgaattccaccaaaaggtataattaagtcttgtatagtctttccaatttctagtgatGTGTTGAATGgtaactcctgtcaatattaataataatttattgttagatattgaaatttgacttttaaacctcattgaagtaccaaataaaattgtgtcatatgacaagGCAACAAAGTTTTCTAATAGCAAATTAATTTGGGGCATTAATACAAGgacagaaataaattaaatgatctaaagtccctgcatccttattacaatgccagcatctattagacctagaagtatctactttttgtaaacgaactggggtccaaaacactctatgcaacaaaaacaaccatgtttgcctcatagatgccgacattgtagactttaatctccaagaccaaatttgtggccattgagatgcagaaatttggtgcttgatctcaatgctccaaatatccctcaacccagttttcttttttttattcagatattcattaagtaatttataccactgtgcggcttggtgacccaagaaatccgcctgaaagcaaaggaattccaaactatattgattgttaagattcttccattcagggtttttatttttatttttttactgtatatgGTCCCATTGATTGCCACTTGCCCAAGCTCCAGGCTATCTCCCCCATCCCCATTATTGACTCTTACCTTTCTCTTTTTCAGCATGCAGCTGTTTCACTGTCTGAGGCATGAAGGCACAGGTGGCCGAACACTATTAGTGGATGGATTCTATGCAGCCCAAGAGGTGTTGCACAAATATCCTGAAGACTTTGAGCTTCTTTGCAAAGTGCCTCTGAGACATGAATACATTGAGCATGTCCGAGAATGTCATAACCATATGGTTGGGATTGGACCCATCCTAAATGTTTACCCCTGGAACAATGAGTTGTATTTGATTAGGTAAAGATCATATAGGTATTCTGACATGCCAGTGTAAAGTGCTAAGAAGTTCtctattcatttttcaattctatttaTCCTCTGTGTACTAACACTactaccacaccatttcactcgtggtcccagtcatttgtggtattttccaacagaatgattgggcaggaaagggcagccagagtgctggcgagtgaaggaaatcacttgctgtatgctctgatcgcctcttcctatactacagttgggccttaccaatcaggagctgcgtgtcaaagcagttcccAGTTGAGGCCTGACTTTATACAGGaaaaggcggtcagagcatacagtgagtgatttcctgccctctcctgcctcccttgTCTAACCgtatttgttttggtttttttcaaaaTTGGAACCCCATGAATTTCGGGGAAGTATTGTATTGAATCTATAGATGGTTGATGTGCTATAATCTATTTAGGGTAGAATTGACATTTTGATTAGgcagaataaaaataaattttaagctAACTGGCAGAAGATGGTAAATGTATTACATACTGAcgtgtgtatttggattttggtTTGAAATCGTACATctttgcatgtcaatcacaagTTACATACTGACGTGTATTTGGATTTTGGTTTGAAATCGTACATctttgcatgtcaatcacaagtaacatactttttttttttggtctaggTATAACAACTATGACAGAGCTGTTATTAATACTGTGCCTTATAACACTGTTCGCCGCTGGTATGCTGCACATCGGGCTCTTACAACAGAGCTGAGGAGGCCAGAGAATGAGTTCTGGGTCAAACTGAAACCAGGCAAGGTAAGAGCATGAATCCTAGTGATTAGGGAGGACATTGATTATGGGAGACTGGATCAAGTACACAAGGGGTGAGGGGTGCAAATTGCAAAAAGTTCCCCATTATTAATGCTTTGCTCTGAAAATTGTAAGCTTGACTTCTAAAGACTAGAAAAACACTGCTTTGAGTACAGGACATAATGCTGCTTTCCAGTAAATTTAAGGAGCTGGCAGTGACCAAAGGTATAAAACTTCCAGTATTACTCTAGAAATTGAAGATGTAATGCTTGTTAAGGGTGATGTGTTGGTATGAATTGTATAAAGTTTGACTAATACATATGCAGTAGCTTATATAACAAGCCTGCCTGATGTGTGGGCCAGCTTCATCCTGTGTATACAGTGCACACCTGAGAATTATATAAatacatttcccccctccccccatggataCTTGATGATCGGTTTAATTTTAGGCTGTGTGGAATCAATATGGAAATAGTCTTGTGTAACACCCTTGCAGTGCTGActtaagaggggaggggggaagggaaatgatAGCTAAACTTACCTTCTCTGACCTTTTTGGAGAGTATATTGATTgtcttttttttaaccatttcttAAGGTAATGTTTGTGGATAATTGGCGTGTTCTCCATGGCCGGGAAGCTTTCACTGGATATCGCCAGCTATGTGGATGTTATCTGAACAGGGATGATGTGCTGAATGCTGCTCGTCTCTTAGGGCTTCAAGCTTGAGAAATAACTTAAAACTGCCAAGAAAATCATCCAATGAAAGCATTTCATGTTCTTGTCAGAACAGAGGTATTAAATGCTTTCATAAGAAAGCAATCCTGTGTCTGTATGCTCTTGGTACTCATTTCAGAACTTTCAAAGGTTCAACATTTTTGGTTCTACCTTTCAGCACAGCAGCACTAAGGAACCTCGGCCAGGGCTAAAAGGCCAGCTGTATGTATACATGTTGGAAATGAACAGTGGGACATGATTGCAGAAGACTTATTCAAGTGCCTTGATTTTTCTCTGGGAAGGAACCAAATGCTGGTGTATTTTAGCACTTTGACTTCCAGGATGAATTATTCCAGTCAGAAATGAGTTTGTGCTGGAGGGAGATGTATTGTCCCTCTgaccactttttttctttttttaaactaggTATACATAATTGCCAGTTGCTGAGAACTAGGTATATAGGAGAGAACAGTGCCTAAAATAACAGGGAAGGAGAATgcggactttttttttttttttgtagttggtTTCTCCCTTTTGAGAAATATAGTTGAAAAGTGCATGTATTATTTAAATCTCATTGCACATATTTGGTTGTAGTGTTTTCAGATCTTAACTGACGAGTTTGCTGGAGGATTTTATCTACTTAGCCCATGCAGCAACAAAGGCTTATCCTTTGCATAGCTTTCATCTGTCGGTCcaaagtgttgggtttttttagggttttttttttttcagtatcaTCCCAAAGCAATTTTTTACATATTTAATGTCACCTTATGGGCTATGCAGATGCTTCACTCACCATTAAGCTCATTTGTCTTTGTCTTAAAATGTATGTTTTGTAAGAATTTATGAAGTGCTTTAAGAATTTCAGCATATGATCTGATTATGCGCAACGGGTGTAAGATTGTCAGGAATGACAGTTTTCTAGTTGCCAGTGAACTAAAGCCATTTTTCATACACTAATTTTCTGTTTACATGGACATCCCAGGGCACAGATTCATTGATCCACTTTTGGTAT
The nucleotide sequence above comes from Geotrypetes seraphini chromosome 5, aGeoSer1.1, whole genome shotgun sequence. Encoded proteins:
- the TMLHE gene encoding trimethyllysine dioxygenase, mitochondrial isoform X1, which encodes MMVNKMLCRRLACLYFGSRCLLSRPVGHNVSWQHSLKKTVPIVTCRHYTATESLTCSWHLHEDHLELHYSDSCMRFDYVWLRDHCRSASCYNTKTNQRSLDTASVDLDIRPKQVRNDETTLYITWPDDHISRYGFAWLLKNSFEGQPHQTIQPRILWNAEIYKQAQMPSVTFKNFLETEDGVRDFLKTFLLYGLAFVEEVPATKEDTEIVAQRVSLIRETIYGRMWDFTSDFSRGDTAYTKLALDRHTDTTYFQEPCSMQLFHCLRHEGTGGRTLLVDGFYAAQEVLHKYPEDFELLCKVPLRHEYIEHVRECHNHMVGIGPILNVYPWNNELYLIRYNNYDRAVINTVPYNTVRRWYAAHRALTTELRRPENEFWVKLKPGKVMFVDNWRVLHGREAFTGYRQLCGCYLNRDDVLNAARLLGLQA
- the TMLHE gene encoding trimethyllysine dioxygenase, mitochondrial isoform X2 → MLCRRLACLYFGSRCLLSRPVGHNVSWQHSLKKTVPIVTCRHYTATESLTCSWHLHEDHLELHYSDSCMRFDYVWLRDHCRSASCYNTKTNQRSLDTASVDLDIRPKQVRNDETTLYITWPDDHISRYGFAWLLKNSFEGQPHQTIQPRILWNAEIYKQAQMPSVTFKNFLETEDGVRDFLKTFLLYGLAFVEEVPATKEDTEIVAQRVSLIRETIYGRMWDFTSDFSRGDTAYTKLALDRHTDTTYFQEPCSMQLFHCLRHEGTGGRTLLVDGFYAAQEVLHKYPEDFELLCKVPLRHEYIEHVRECHNHMVGIGPILNVYPWNNELYLIRYNNYDRAVINTVPYNTVRRWYAAHRALTTELRRPENEFWVKLKPGKVMFVDNWRVLHGREAFTGYRQLCGCYLNRDDVLNAARLLGLQA